One window of Hymenobacter sp. BRD128 genomic DNA carries:
- a CDS encoding UbiA family prenyltransferase has product MLPAYRRAFALLRLPFSLFLMPVFWFGLSALQAPFSWGRAAAVFAILHLLVYPASNGYNSYYDRDEGSIGGLKAPPPVTPELLHLVWLFETLALVASLLLSWPFAAMVTVYILISRAYSYEGIRLKKYPLLSTVVVVIFQGAFTFLMAQVGAGASPAQLFEPTNLQLALVSTLFLCGSYPLTQIYQHQEDARRGDRTLSLRLGIRGTFVFAAAGLLAGALLMALTYWQRGEVRSLGVFLVATGPVVALFSRWAWLAWHDPTLANFEWTMRMNKVSSVCLSAAFITVLLLGA; this is encoded by the coding sequence ATGCTGCCCGCTTACCGCCGAGCTTTTGCGCTACTGCGCCTGCCGTTTTCGCTGTTTCTGATGCCCGTGTTCTGGTTCGGGCTCAGCGCCTTGCAAGCCCCCTTTAGCTGGGGCCGGGCGGCGGCGGTGTTCGCCATTCTGCACCTGCTGGTGTACCCGGCCTCCAATGGCTACAACTCTTATTACGACCGCGACGAGGGCAGCATCGGGGGGCTGAAAGCGCCACCGCCCGTCACGCCCGAGCTCCTGCACCTGGTGTGGCTCTTCGAAACGCTGGCCCTAGTGGCCTCGCTGCTACTGAGCTGGCCTTTTGCGGCGATGGTGACGGTATACATCCTCATTTCGCGGGCCTACAGCTACGAGGGCATTCGCCTGAAAAAATACCCGCTGCTGAGCACCGTGGTGGTCGTCATTTTCCAGGGAGCTTTCACCTTTTTGATGGCGCAGGTGGGCGCGGGGGCTAGCCCGGCCCAGCTTTTTGAGCCCACTAATTTGCAGCTAGCCCTGGTGAGCACACTCTTCCTATGCGGCTCCTACCCGCTCACTCAAATCTATCAGCACCAGGAAGATGCACGGCGTGGCGACCGCACGCTGAGCCTGCGGCTGGGCATTCGGGGCACGTTCGTGTTTGCGGCAGCCGGGCTGCTGGCGGGCGCGCTGCTCATGGCCCTCACGTACTGGCAGCGCGGCGAAGTACGCAGCCTGGGTGTTTTTTTGGTGGCTACCGGGCCGGTGGTGGCGCTGTTTTCGCGCTGGGCGTGGCTGGCCTGGCACGACCCCACCCTGGCCAACTTTGAGTGGACCATGCGCATGAATAAGGTATCGTCGGTGTGCTTGAGCGCGGCCTTTATCACCGTGCTGCTGCTCGGCGCCTAG
- a CDS encoding class I SAM-dependent methyltransferase has product MPYLPAVKLRRHLFEFEDLPWFPAVIRAGMMDYLRFMISLLGTYRPVAPLLAQGLRHTHQTHLLELGAGAGGGTETVLAALRAQGLPTATITLTDLYPQPAAWADVARRTAGAIQGHAAPVDALAVPAGLAGLRVIFSAFHHFAPPQAEALLHDAVASGQGVGVFEGAAKSWLEVGLALTVLPVAQLLLTPFFRPFRLSRLVFTYLLPIIPLATMWDGTVSILRMYPPEALLALAHRADPAGRYYWRAGQLRHWWGPRVTYLVGWPTAPAG; this is encoded by the coding sequence TTGCCGTACTTGCCAGCCGTGAAGCTGCGCCGGCATTTATTCGAGTTTGAGGACCTGCCGTGGTTTCCGGCCGTCATCCGGGCCGGGATGATGGACTACCTGCGCTTCATGATTTCGCTGCTGGGCACCTACCGCCCGGTAGCGCCGCTGCTAGCCCAGGGCCTGCGCCACACCCACCAGACGCACCTGCTGGAGCTGGGTGCCGGCGCCGGCGGCGGCACCGAAACGGTGCTAGCCGCGCTGCGCGCCCAGGGGTTACCCACCGCCACCATCACCCTCACCGACCTCTACCCCCAGCCCGCCGCCTGGGCCGACGTGGCCCGGCGCACCGCCGGCGCCATCCAGGGCCACGCGGCGCCCGTCGATGCGCTGGCCGTGCCGGCGGGGCTAGCGGGGCTGCGGGTTATTTTTTCGGCCTTCCACCATTTTGCGCCGCCGCAAGCCGAGGCGCTGCTACACGATGCCGTGGCCAGTGGCCAGGGCGTGGGCGTGTTTGAGGGTGCGGCCAAAAGCTGGCTCGAAGTAGGACTGGCCCTCACGGTGCTGCCGGTAGCGCAGCTGCTGCTAACGCCTTTTTTCCGACCCTTTCGGCTCAGCCGCTTGGTATTTACCTACTTGCTACCTATTATTCCGCTGGCTACCATGTGGGATGGCACGGTATCCATCCTGCGCATGTACCCGCCCGAGGCGCTGCTGGCCCTGGCCCACCGGGCCGACCCGGCCGGGCGCTACTACTGGCGGGCCGGGCAATTGCGCCACTGGTGGGGGCCGCGCGTAACCTACCTGGTAGGCTGGCCCACCGCGCCCGCCGGCTAG
- the rho gene encoding transcription termination factor Rho, translated as MYTLNELKDRLLSDLKEIAEQLNVGNFKRLSKQDLIYKILDQQAILPADQLPGKKAVAPASAAPEATAVAPAATEVAPARGARGGAGRRRPAAAVAEQPFTDVAVAAAEPVPAAPASAEAAPQASQVAEEEAPQPTRLERVEADEQAVADVSVATEEATVPPTETNPAAQVHSAEESTAPMRRERRERVDRAGRPLPRREPGQPAASPEATPADTQAFASSDTVEVAAEVPAESYADRRESREQRFERENRDGREPRDNSQRLGRNDQPRQEFRENREPREGGNNQNQSRYATDQPREARPINGNGATDQPRLSREERYAQREAQRQQRREERQRQGLEGQPAGEQAATNQQINGNQPPNGAGQPAEGPRQPQQQRPARAPELELVVPGSGTMELMPDGGYGFLRSPYYNYLTSPDDIYVSPQQVRQFGLKAGDTVSCTMRPPRENEKYFALVNVEGINGRTVEEVRDRVPFSHLTPLFADEKLKLSTKSTQVSTRVLDLFAPIGKGQRGLIVAQPKTGKTVLLQEIANSISENHPEVYLIILLIDERPEEVTDMARSVKAEVLSSTFDETADRHVKIAELALDKARRLVECGHDVVILLDSITRLARAYNTVQPSSSRILSGGIDAGALQKPKRFFGAARNIEGPGSLTIIATALIETGSKMDEVIFEEFKGTGNMELQLDRKLANKRVFPAIDIPASGTRREDLLMSRDELSRVWVLRKFMTDMSATEAMEFLKDRMKGTRDNEEFLLAMNG; from the coding sequence ATGTACACCCTCAATGAGCTGAAGGACCGGCTGCTGTCCGACCTCAAAGAAATTGCTGAGCAACTGAACGTTGGCAATTTTAAGCGCCTGAGCAAACAGGATTTGATTTATAAAATCCTCGACCAGCAGGCTATTCTGCCAGCCGACCAGCTACCCGGCAAAAAAGCTGTTGCGCCGGCCTCGGCAGCCCCCGAAGCTACCGCTGTGGCCCCGGCGGCGACCGAAGTAGCGCCGGCTCGTGGTGCCCGTGGCGGGGCCGGCCGCCGCCGGCCCGCGGCCGCAGTGGCCGAGCAGCCGTTCACTGATGTGGCCGTGGCGGCGGCCGAGCCGGTACCCGCCGCGCCCGCGTCCGCAGAAGCTGCTCCGCAGGCTAGCCAAGTGGCTGAGGAAGAAGCACCGCAGCCCACGCGCCTTGAGCGGGTAGAAGCCGACGAGCAAGCCGTAGCCGATGTGTCGGTAGCCACCGAAGAGGCTACCGTGCCGCCCACCGAGACCAACCCCGCCGCCCAGGTACACTCGGCCGAGGAAAGCACGGCCCCCATGCGCCGCGAGCGGCGCGAGCGCGTAGACCGCGCCGGCCGGCCGCTGCCCCGCCGCGAGCCCGGCCAGCCGGCTGCTAGCCCCGAAGCCACGCCCGCTGATACGCAGGCCTTTGCCTCGTCCGATACCGTGGAGGTAGCGGCCGAAGTGCCCGCCGAAAGCTACGCCGACCGCCGCGAAAGCCGCGAGCAGCGCTTCGAGCGCGAAAACCGCGATGGCCGCGAGCCCCGCGACAACTCCCAGCGCCTGGGCCGCAACGACCAGCCGCGCCAGGAGTTCCGCGAAAATCGTGAGCCCCGCGAAGGCGGCAACAACCAAAACCAAAGCCGCTACGCCACCGACCAACCCCGCGAGGCGCGCCCCATCAACGGCAATGGCGCTACCGACCAGCCCCGCCTGAGCCGCGAAGAGCGCTACGCGCAGCGCGAAGCCCAGCGCCAGCAGCGCCGCGAAGAGCGCCAGCGTCAGGGGCTCGAAGGCCAGCCGGCCGGCGAGCAGGCCGCTACTAATCAGCAAATAAACGGGAATCAGCCACCGAATGGGGCTGGCCAGCCGGCCGAAGGCCCGCGCCAGCCGCAACAGCAGCGTCCGGCCCGCGCCCCCGAGCTCGAGCTGGTAGTGCCCGGCTCGGGCACGATGGAGCTGATGCCCGACGGCGGCTACGGCTTTCTGCGCTCGCCGTATTATAATTACCTCACCTCGCCCGACGACATCTACGTGTCGCCGCAGCAGGTGCGGCAGTTTGGCCTCAAGGCCGGCGACACGGTGAGCTGCACCATGCGCCCGCCCCGCGAAAACGAGAAGTATTTTGCCCTCGTGAACGTGGAAGGCATCAACGGCCGCACGGTGGAGGAAGTACGCGACCGGGTGCCGTTCAGCCACTTAACGCCGCTGTTTGCCGACGAAAAACTTAAGCTCTCGACCAAGTCCACCCAGGTGAGCACCCGCGTGCTCGACCTGTTTGCGCCCATCGGCAAGGGCCAGCGCGGCCTCATTGTGGCCCAGCCCAAAACGGGTAAGACGGTGCTGCTGCAGGAAATCGCCAACTCAATTTCGGAAAATCATCCCGAAGTCTATCTCATTATCCTGCTGATAGATGAGCGCCCCGAGGAAGTGACCGACATGGCCCGCTCGGTGAAGGCCGAAGTGCTAAGCTCGACCTTCGACGAAACGGCCGACCGCCACGTGAAAATCGCGGAGCTGGCCCTCGACAAGGCGCGCCGCCTGGTGGAGTGCGGCCACGACGTGGTGATTCTGCTCGACTCGATTACCCGCCTGGCGCGGGCCTACAACACGGTGCAGCCCAGCAGCTCGCGCATTCTGTCGGGTGGTATCGACGCCGGAGCGCTGCAAAAGCCCAAGCGTTTCTTCGGCGCGGCCCGCAATATCGAAGGGCCTGGCTCGCTGACGATTATTGCCACGGCGCTCATCGAAACCGGCTCGAAGATGGACGAGGTTATCTTCGAAGAATTCAAAGGCACCGGCAACATGGAATTGCAGCTCGACCGCAAGCTGGCCAACAAGCGCGTGTTCCCGGCCATCGACATTCCGGCTTCCGGCACCCGCCGCGAAGACCTGCTGATGAGCCGCGACGAACTGAGCCGCGTGTGGGTGCTGCGCAAATTCATGACCGATATGAGCGCCACCGAGGCAATGGAATTTCTCAAAGACCGTATGAAAGGCACGCGCGATAACGAAGAATTCCTACTAGCCATGAACGGCTAG
- a CDS encoding GAF domain-containing protein, translated as MAAALLISAEQEAARLQALKPYKALEHAHNEVFEDIAQLAAKLFAAPMAQVSLVDAEEVTYPGNVGDPKLASRLARQDSICAVAVHMPGTTVFSDLRTQPCHWISKEAQKDFAFYASHPIQTADGQPIGSLCVLDKKPREFSTNEQLILQRLAGIAMRLLDLELVAAPEQAPALWDAINGRIQLSLQRIETLTALARWEVSPETATALAYQASIHEERMLIVQDIEYEILAAFGRLGGH; from the coding sequence ATGGCTGCTGCACTTTTGATATCTGCCGAGCAAGAGGCTGCGCGCCTCCAGGCGCTGAAGCCGTACAAAGCATTAGAGCACGCACACAATGAAGTATTCGAAGATATAGCCCAGCTGGCCGCCAAGCTTTTTGCGGCGCCAATGGCCCAGGTTTCGCTCGTCGATGCCGAGGAAGTAACCTACCCGGGCAACGTGGGCGACCCGAAGCTAGCCAGCCGCCTGGCCCGCCAGGACAGCATTTGTGCCGTGGCGGTGCATATGCCAGGCACCACTGTTTTTTCTGATTTGCGAACCCAGCCCTGCCACTGGATTAGCAAGGAGGCGCAAAAGGATTTTGCGTTTTACGCTAGCCACCCCATCCAGACGGCTGATGGCCAGCCGATTGGCTCGCTCTGCGTGCTCGACAAAAAGCCCCGCGAGTTTAGCACGAATGAGCAGCTCATTTTACAGCGCCTGGCGGGCATTGCGATGCGTCTGCTCGACCTGGAGCTGGTAGCCGCGCCCGAGCAGGCCCCGGCCCTGTGGGATGCCATCAATGGCCGAATTCAGCTCTCGTTACAGCGCATCGAAACCCTGACGGCCCTGGCTCGCTGGGAGGTATCGCCTGAAACGGCCACGGCGCTGGCCTACCAGGCGTCTATTCACGAGGAGCGCATGCTGATTGTGCAGGATATTGAGTATGAGATATTGGCGGCTTTCGGGCGCCTCGGCGGCCACTAG